AGGTGGCTCATGAGGTGGTACATGCTCGGCGCCGAGTACGGGCTCGTGCCGAGGAACACCGCCGGGTAGCCGAGGATCTGCCAGAGCCGGCGGTCCTGCACGGCGGAGGCGGCGAGCGACGACAGGGGCTGGACGAGCAGGCGCGCGAGCTTCCCCACGCGCTTGAGGACGTCGGGTGCGGCGAGCTTCGTGAGGTCCTGGAACGTCGTGTACAGGAACCGGCGCACGGCCATGTCGTACGTGTCGGCGGCGGAGTCGAGGTACTTCGCCATCCTCGCGCCGGCACCCGGCTCGATCGACTCGAACAGCGCGATGTTCTCCTCGCGCGAGGCCCGCAGGTCGATCGGCTCGTCGTGCCCCTCGGTGTAGACGCGGTACCCGGGGTCCAGCACCTGGAGGTCGAGCTGCTCGTCGGCACTCGTGCCGAGCAGCCGGAAGAAGTGGTCGAACACCTCGGGCATGAGGTACCAGCTCGGGCCGGTGTCGAACCGGAACCCGTCCTGCTCCCAGGACCCGGCGCGGCCGCCGAGCTGTGTGCGCTGCTCGAGGACGGTGACGGCGAAGCCGTCCCTCGCGAGCAGCGCTGCGGACGCGAGTCCGCTGATGCCGCCGCCGACGACGACGGCGCGGCGGACGGGGACCGTCCGGCCGGTGGTCGGTCCGGTGACCGGACGGGAGGCGCGGGTCGGGCTCATGACGAGCCTCCGGTCTGTGTGGGGGCGGGTGGTGCAGGGGTGCCGGACGTGGTGACGGCGGTGCGCGGGGGCAGGGTGCCCCGGCGGGTGAGGACGCGCGCGGCGAGCCGCGCCTTCACCGGGTTCGGGACCCGGACCCGCGAGGTGACGAGCCGGGCCGCCGGGGTGGCCGCGATGCGGTCGTTGAGCTCCTGGAACAGCGCGTGCGCGAGGGCGACGGCCGGGCGGGCGTCCTTCGGCAGGAGGGGGACGGTGACGGCGGCCCGGTCGAGGTCGTCCTGGACGTCGGCGACGAGCCGGTCCTTCGTGGCCTCGTCGAAGCTGCGCACGTCGACGCCCGGGAAGTACGAGCGCCCGAGGACCTCGAAGTCCGCGTGCAGGTCGCGGAGGAAGTTGACCTTCTGGAACGCGGCCCCGAGTGCCCGTGCGCCGTCGACGAGGACGGCGTCGTCGAACGTCGGGCGTCCGGCGCGGTACACGAAGGCGCGCAGGCACATGAGCCCGACGACCTCGGCAGAGCCGTACACGTAGGCGTCGAACGAGGCCGGGTCGTGCTCGGTCTGCTCGAGGTCCATCCGCATCGACGCGAAGAACGGGCGGGTGAGCTCGCTGCCGAACCCGACGGTGCGCGCGCTGCGGGCGAAGGCGTGCACGACGGGGTTCACCGAGAAGCCGAGGGCCATGGCGCGCTCGGTGTCCGTCTCGAGTTCGTCGAGCACGGTGCGGGCGAGCGCGGGGTCGAGACCGGCCTCGGTGGCGGGGCCGTCCACGACCTCGTCGGCGACGCGCACCAGGGCGTAGACGTTCCGGATGTGCTCGCGGGTGTCCTTCGTGAGCAGGCGGCTGGCGAGTCCGAACGAGGTCGAGTACCGGCTGATGACGACGCTCGAGGCGGCCTCGGCGGTGGCGTCGTACAGCGGGAGTCGGTTCGGGGTGGAGCTCGACGTCACCGGACGCGCTCCACGAGTTCGGTCACGAGGCCCTCGAGCCGCGAGCCGAGTCCGTACGGCAGCCCCGCGAGCTCGGCGCGCGCCAGGGCGGTGTGCTCGCGGACCCGGTCGAGGGCGGCGTCACGGGCGCCGCACTCGACGAGCAGGGCGCGGAGGCCCGCGGCGCGCTCCTCTGTGAGGTCGGGGTCGCCGAGGTACGGCGCCAGGTCGGGCCAGCAGGCGGTGGTCGCGGCGTAGGCGATGAGCATGGTGCGCTTGCCCTCGCGCAGGTCGCCGATCGCGGTCTTGCCCGTCGAGCCCTCGTTGCCGAACACCCCCAGCAGGTCGTCGACGATCTGGTACGCGATGCCGATCTCCCGCCCGAAGGCCCCGAGCGCGGCGACGACCGGTTCCGGGGCGCCGGCGAGCACGGCGCCGGACTGCAGCGGCGCCTCGAAGCTGTACACACTCGTCTTCGCGCGCTCCATCTGGAGCACCTCGTCGACGGTCGGCATCACGCCGAGCGCCAGGTCGACGTCGGCCATCTCGCCGGCGGCGCTGGCGAAGACGGCGTCGTCGAACAGGTCGAGCAGTCGGGAGCGACGGTCGCCGGTGACTCCGCTCGCCTCGATGAAGCGCGGAGCGGCGGCGAGCGCGAGGTCGCCGGCGATCACGGCCGCACTCGTCCCCCGGTGCTCGGCGGTCGGCAGGGGCAGCCCGCCGGTCGTCGCGGTGTCGCGGAAGGACCCGGCGACGTTCGGGCGGCCACGTCGGGACCAGTCGCGGTCGATGACGTCGTCGTGCACGACGAGCGCGGTGTGCAGCAGCTCGTACGCGGCGGCGACCTGCGCGGCGGCGTGGACGTCCTCACCGCCGAGCGCGGTGTACGAGGTGAGGACCATGCGGGGCCGGAAGCGCTTGCCGCCCATGCTCGCCTTGCGCAGCACACGCCAGAGTTCCTCGGACGGTCGGCCGAAGGCCTGGGCCCGGGCGCTCGACACCGTGAAGAAGCGCTCGAGGCACTCGTCCACCAGCGCGAGGTCGATGTGCGCCACGGTGGCCGCTTCCTCGGTCATTGGCCTAATCTATCGAGACAGATGAGCCTTTTCCCGGAAACCGTGGTCCTGCTGGCCGACGACCGTACCCCGATCGGCACGGCGGACAAGTTCACGGTGCACACAGACCAGACGCCCCTCCACCTCGCCTTCAGCTGCCACGTGCAGAACGCCGCCGGTGACCTCCTGGTGACCCGTCGCGCCCTCGCCAAGAAGACGTGGCCCGGCGTGTGGACGAACTCCTTCTGCGGGCACCCGGGCCCGGACGAGTCCTTCGAGGACGCGATCGCCCGCCGCGCCGACCGCGAGCTCGGCCTGACCGTGCACAGCGTCGAACTGGTGCTGCCGGACTTCCGCTACCGCGCCGTCGACGCCTCCGGGATCGTCGAGAACGAGGTCTGCCCGGTGTTCCGCGCCGTGGCCGACGCCGACCCGCAGCCTGCCGACGACGAGGTGTCCGAGTGGGTGTGGCTGTCGGAGGAGAAGCTCCGCGCTGCCGTCACCAACGCGCCCTTCGCGTTCAGCCCGTGGCTCGGGTGGCAGCTCGCCCAGGTCCCGCTCGACGCGCTCAGCGCCCGCCGCTGAGGGTCCCCGTCCGCAGCGCCCGGCGCTGAGGGTCACGGTTCGCAGCGGCCGAGGCCGCGGGTCGACGCCCGACCTGTTCACCTCCGGGTCACCCGCGGGACACCCCGCCCGCTCGACGCCCGCGCCGCGGCGGAGTACGGTGGCCGACGGCCCTGCGCAGCGCACGGCCACGGACTGACGAAGGGCAGGTGAGGCGCGATGTCGGGTGACCATCCTGCCGTGGGCCGACCGCCCGCCCCGGTCCGCGTCGCGCCCACGACCTGATCCCTCCCCCGCCGCCCGGGTCGCACCGGACGGCGTCGCGCCCGCTCGCCCTCCCGACCGAGGGAGCAGAGCATGGCACTCATCGACAACGCGGTGTACGTCGACGGACGACGGGTCGCGT
The sequence above is drawn from the Curtobacterium sp. L6-1 genome and encodes:
- a CDS encoding phytoene/squalene synthase family protein, which codes for MTSSSTPNRLPLYDATAEAASSVVISRYSTSFGLASRLLTKDTREHIRNVYALVRVADEVVDGPATEAGLDPALARTVLDELETDTERAMALGFSVNPVVHAFARSARTVGFGSELTRPFFASMRMDLEQTEHDPASFDAYVYGSAEVVGLMCLRAFVYRAGRPTFDDAVLVDGARALGAAFQKVNFLRDLHADFEVLGRSYFPGVDVRSFDEATKDRLVADVQDDLDRAAVTVPLLPKDARPAVALAHALFQELNDRIAATPAARLVTSRVRVPNPVKARLAARVLTRRGTLPPRTAVTTSGTPAPPAPTQTGGSS
- the idi gene encoding isopentenyl-diphosphate Delta-isomerase, with amino-acid sequence MSLFPETVVLLADDRTPIGTADKFTVHTDQTPLHLAFSCHVQNAAGDLLVTRRALAKKTWPGVWTNSFCGHPGPDESFEDAIARRADRELGLTVHSVELVLPDFRYRAVDASGIVENEVCPVFRAVADADPQPADDEVSEWVWLSEEKLRAAVTNAPFAFSPWLGWQLAQVPLDALSARR
- a CDS encoding polyprenyl synthetase family protein, yielding MTEEAATVAHIDLALVDECLERFFTVSSARAQAFGRPSEELWRVLRKASMGGKRFRPRMVLTSYTALGGEDVHAAAQVAAAYELLHTALVVHDDVIDRDWSRRGRPNVAGSFRDTATTGGLPLPTAEHRGTSAAVIAGDLALAAAPRFIEASGVTGDRRSRLLDLFDDAVFASAAGEMADVDLALGVMPTVDEVLQMERAKTSVYSFEAPLQSGAVLAGAPEPVVAALGAFGREIGIAYQIVDDLLGVFGNEGSTGKTAIGDLREGKRTMLIAYAATTACWPDLAPYLGDPDLTEERAAGLRALLVECGARDAALDRVREHTALARAELAGLPYGLGSRLEGLVTELVERVR